The nucleotide sequence TAAAATGGAAACGGGTCAAATTGTTTCGTTAAAAAAAGTAAACTACTATTGAGGTAATATAATTTTGTAATCATAATTGGCCCACTATATGCAACTGTACATATATTGACATAAAAATGTTTTGGGTCAACCTGACCTGTGCATAAAAAGTAACCCGTTTTGCCACAGGTGCTCAACTGGTCTAAAACATTGATAACCAAAAGTTTTCTCTTTATGCACGAATTGAAATACCACATAATTACATTATAGTATTATACAACGATATACAAAATGGTAATCATGTATTGAAATGTAGAAAAGCTTCTGGCAGGTTCATCTTGAACACTTGACTCATTCTGGGTTTGCAGCATTTATTTGTTATATACAACTGCAACTCCTAAAAGAATGAAGAAGAACAAGCAAGATTTGGATGAAGAAATAGTCCTTTAATCGGGTAATTTTCTAATCGTTTTCCGCTTATCTGATTACAACCTTCAATCGAATACCATTCCCATTTATTCTTGTGATTTCCATCTCTTCTCCACATGACCATTTCTTTAGCAATTTCCTTGTATAAACACACACCTCCTTCAATTCCCACACACTTTGTACTGCCACCAACAAATCTTTTCCCTAATTCGGCTGGCATTCTTTCAATAACATTCCATTTATCATCCTCTCCTAGCTCCCAAACTAAGACATTTCCGTCATGGGTCCCGCCGATAACCGCCAACTTGCCGTCTCGTGGGACCATGGCTGCGAATTCGAGTGTGTCACCCATTGGCACATTGAGCTCTTTCCATTTGTTGGAACTCATATCAAAGCCCATTATACTATATGCGCGGGCTGAGGTCATCCAGTAGAGGACCCCACGTGAGTAGACACTCTCGTTTGGGGTCCATACAGTAAGCCTCACAGCAAATTCTACCGGCATGGAACCTATAATCGTCCAGTTATCACTTCTGGAATCGAACATTTCTAACGTTGGTTCATATGAGGCGGCACCACCACTTTCCGCCTCGGACATCCCACCCGCCACGTAGATTTTACACCTGCTGGGACAAACCTCTATGACTCCCACTGCCGGATTAGTCCTTGGTTTCTGCAGCTGGGGAAGGTGGCGGAATCGACCAGTGAACGGGTCACACACCGACAGCTGTACGGGTACGCTGCCAGTCGATTTAAACAGAATTAACCCGTGTCCTGGTATAGTGGACACGGGCCGGGTGAGGCTAGGAACATGTTTCAAACCGAGCAGGTGCCAAGTGCTCTCAATTGGGTTATGAACAAAACACAAGTTGCGGGTGCGGGTGGGTAAGGCAACAAACCATGGCGGGTGTTGGTGGCGGCTGGTGGTGGACCGGCCACAGTCGTGCCAGTGGCGGCATGTGACCATGGCACGTGCCAAGGAGTGTGGAGGGAGGTAGGAGAACACGTTGGATAGCAAATCAGAAGGAAGATTGTTCCACATGTTTGAGTGGTGGATGAACAAATGAAAATATTTGCAATTATAAACACAGAATGCAATAATTGCATAGAGATGCGTACCTAGTGATCGAATCTGAGAGTCACATGGCCATATGTACTCCGTACTTATTGTTATTATAAAATTTGGTGTGATGTGTATATTGGAGTTTGGTCCTTAGATGAGCTGAAAGGTCACAAAAGCATCCAAATTTCATTTCTGTTTCTGCTGCTTTTATCTTACACAGTTGTACGTAACCATCGATGTGTTGTCGTACCAAACGATAATGAAAAGCACCCGATAATTAAATGGCAGTTGAATTTCGATGAGTTTTATGCGTATTTAACATGTCAATGTTGGCGTATTATTAATAGGCCTTTAGGGTAGCTACATGCCTACTTCTAGTTGCCCTTACATCTAATCTAAGAGTGCGTTTAGTTCACGAGATTATTTTAAATTTGAAATTTAGATTCTATTTGTCAAAGTGTTTGGGTCGTAGAATTTGTTGATGAGATTATATAAAATTGAAATCTAGGTTCTATATACTTCATGAGATTATATAAGATTATATAAAGTTTCATGTACCCACATAACATTGAAGCAAATTTCTGAATTGTTCATACAACCAAGATACAACTTCCTATTCCAATAtcagggtcaagttattctacaaaggcttctaattgtaagaagtgtaagaaaaatttataaagtgacaagtgtctaataacttaaaactaaacccactacatcaccaccaaaaacctaaacacccacccccaccccaccccaccaccacccaaaaacctaaacccccccccccccccccccgagcaaaaaaaaaacaaaaaaaaaaaaaaaactataccaaaaaaaaaaactatacctcacaaaaaaacccccaaaaacctaacccccccccccccccccctcccaaaaaaacctaacccctccccacccccaaaaacctaaaaaaaatctaaaaaaaaactaaacacccacccccaccccctcggcaaaaaaaaatatatatatatatatatatatatatatttttttttaggGTTGGTGATgtgtgggtggggggggggtttaggtttttggtggtggtgaatGTTTaaggtcttttttttttttttttttttttttgtagtggggtttttttgtgtagtgagTTTTTTaagttattggacacttgtcactctataaatccttcttacacttcttacaattaggatcctttttatttgatcctaatccccCAATATCAATCTGACGCTCTTAAAAGTTTTAGTTTTTGAATGATATACAAACATTTGTACGCTTCTACTTTTCCAATCAATTATGAATG is from Helianthus annuus cultivar XRQ/B chromosome 9, HanXRQr2.0-SUNRISE, whole genome shotgun sequence and encodes:
- the LOC110880078 gene encoding F-box/kelch-repeat protein At5g15710, translating into MWNNLPSDLLSNVFSYLPPHSLARAMVTCRHWHDCGRSTTSRHQHPPWFVALPTRTRNLCFVHNPIESTWHLLGLKHVPSLTRPVSTIPGHGLILFKSTGSVPVQLSVCDPFTGRFRHLPQLQKPRTNPAVGVIEVCPSRCKIYVAGGMSEAESGGAASYEPTLEMFDSRSDNWTIIGSMPVEFAVRLTVWTPNESVYSRGVLYWMTSARAYSIMGFDMSSNKWKELNVPMGDTLEFAAMVPRDGKLAVIGGTHDGNVLVWELGEDDKWNVIERMPAELGKRFVGGSTKCVGIEGGVCLYKEIAKEMVMWRRDGNHKNKWEWYSIEGCNQISGKRLENYPIKGLFLHPNLACSSSFF